The Thermodesulfobacteriota bacterium genome has a window encoding:
- a CDS encoding nucleotidyltransferase family protein, which translates to MANTNASNLERIISILKEHKAELKERYGVREIGIFGSYVRGEYKEKSDLDILVEFEEDAKIGLLKFVNLENYLSDLIGFKVDLVEKSALKPRIGKNILREVITL; encoded by the coding sequence ATGGCGAATACAAATGCTTCAAATCTCGAAAGGATTATAAGTATCCTGAAAGAACATAAAGCAGAGTTGAAAGAAAGATACGGGGTTAGGGAAATAGGCATATTTGGCTCTTATGTTAGAGGGGAATATAAAGAAAAAAGCGACCTTGATATACTTGTGGAATTTGAAGAGGATGCAAAAATCGGTCTTTTAAAGTTTGTAAATTTGGAAAATTACTTGAGCGACCTTATTGGTTTCAAGGTTGATTTGGTTGAGAAATCCGCACTAAAGCCAAGAATAGGCAAGAACATATTAAGAGAAGTAATAACCCTGTGA
- a CDS encoding DUF86 domain-containing protein, with the protein MKREIGDYIEDIIGAMDKAADFVGNMSYEEFTRDDKTIFAVVRALEIVGEAVKNIPSDVRKNYPEVPWKDISGMRNKVIHEYFGVKLSIVWRAVMEELPPLKPLFEKILKELEK; encoded by the coding sequence GTGAAAAGAGAGATCGGAGATTATATTGAGGACATTATTGGCGCGATGGATAAGGCTGCGGATTTTGTTGGCAACATGTCTTACGAAGAATTTACCCGAGACGATAAAACCATCTTTGCAGTAGTAAGAGCACTTGAAATCGTGGGTGAGGCGGTCAAAAACATTCCCAGTGATGTCAGAAAAAACTATCCTGAAGTACCATGGAAGGATATTTCAGGTATGAGGAACAAAGTTATCCATGAATATTTTGGAGTTAAGTTAAGTATCGTATGGAGGGCTGTTATGGAAGAATTACCGCCATTGAAGCCTCTATTTGAAAAAATCTTAAAAGAACTAGAGAAATGA
- a CDS encoding type I restriction enzyme endonuclease domain-containing protein gives MEAEKLKGAINSRLRRLVRLNKLRINLLEKLNELIEEYNSGATNIEVFFDKLLVLAKELNEEEKRGISENLSEEELAVFDLLYKPDLSEKEKKQVKLAAKHLLEVLKKEKFVLDWRKRQQSRATVLITIRDVLDRELPRNYTPEIYQQKCDLVYQHIYDSYYGMGKSVYSSIWGQA, from the coding sequence ATCGAGGCAGAAAAATTAAAAGGCGCGATAAATTCTAGATTAAGGAGGCTTGTTAGGTTAAATAAGCTTAGGATCAATTTATTGGAGAAGTTAAACGAATTGATTGAAGAATATAATTCAGGAGCTACGAACATCGAAGTATTTTTTGATAAATTGTTAGTTCTTGCAAAAGAGCTAAACGAGGAAGAGAAGCGTGGTATTTCCGAGAATCTGTCTGAAGAAGAGCTTGCTGTTTTTGATTTGCTTTACAAACCAGATTTGAGTGAAAAAGAAAAGAAACAGGTAAAGCTTGCCGCCAAACATTTACTTGAAGTATTAAAAAAGGAGAAATTTGTACTTGACTGGAGGAAAAGACAGCAGTCTAGGGCAACGGTTCTAATAACTATTAGGGATGTGCTAGATAGGGAATTACCCAGGAATTATACCCCGGAAATCTATCAGCAAAAATGTGACCTTGTTTATCAACATATTTACGATTCCTACTATGGAATGGGTAAAAGTGTTTATTCTAGCATATGGGGTCAGGCGTGA